The following coding sequences are from one Capsicum annuum cultivar UCD-10X-F1 chromosome 3, UCD10Xv1.1, whole genome shotgun sequence window:
- the LOC107865918 gene encoding small ubiquitin-related modifier 2 isoform X1, with protein MSGAAIGEEEKKSANDQSDHINLKVKSQDGNEVFFRIKRSTQLKKLMKAYCDRLSVNFNAIAFLFDDCRLKAEQTPDEVPLSLCFFLSLKRTHTNTNNKG; from the exons aTGTCTGGAGCGGCAATTGGGGAGGAAGAGAAGAAGTCGGCCAATGATCAATCAGATCATATAAATCTAAAAGTGAAAAGCCAg gACGGGAATGAAGTCTTCTTTAGGATCAAACGAAGCACTCAGCTCAAGAAATTGATGAAAGCTTATTGTGACAGGCTGTCTGTGAATTTCAATGCAATTGCCTTCTTGTTTGACGATTGTCGTCTTAAAGCAGAACAGACTCCAGATGAGGTCCCTCTTTCACtctgtttttttctttctctcaaacGCACGCACACGAATACTAACAACAAAGGATAA
- the LOC107865918 gene encoding small ubiquitin-related modifier 2 isoform X2, giving the protein MSGAAIGEEEKKSANDQSDHINLKVKSQDGNEVFFRIKRSTQLKKLMKAYCDRLSVNFNAIAFLFDDCRLKAEQTPDELEMEDGDEIDAMLHQTGGTTL; this is encoded by the exons aTGTCTGGAGCGGCAATTGGGGAGGAAGAGAAGAAGTCGGCCAATGATCAATCAGATCATATAAATCTAAAAGTGAAAAGCCAg gACGGGAATGAAGTCTTCTTTAGGATCAAACGAAGCACTCAGCTCAAGAAATTGATGAAAGCTTATTGTGACAGGCTGTCTGTGAATTTCAATGCAATTGCCTTCTTGTTTGACGATTGTCGTCTTAAAGCAGAACAGACTCCAGATGAG CTGGAGATGGAAGACGGTGATGAAATTGATGCAATGCTGCATCAAACCGGAGGCACaactctttga